One window from the genome of Musa acuminata AAA Group cultivar baxijiao chromosome BXJ1-4, Cavendish_Baxijiao_AAA, whole genome shotgun sequence encodes:
- the LOC135672522 gene encoding uncharacterized protein LOC135672522: MASKLVLALVFVFDVIAFALAVAAEQRRSTAKVVTDSENTYNYCVYDSDIATGYGVGALLFLLLSQAVLMVVSKCFCFGRSLGPGGPRACALLFFLLSWLTFVIAEACLLAGSVRNAHHTRYRNMFFDGNLSCETVRKGVFAAGAAFVFFTAILSELYYVTYAKAAGDSIIPSYGGSVGMSSYH, translated from the exons ATGGCGTCCAAGCTGGTCCTCGCCCTCGTCTTCGTCTTCGACGTCATCGCCTTCGCCCTCGCAGTCGCCGCCGAGCAGCGCCGCAGCACG GCTAAGGTGGTGACGGACTCGGAGAACACCTACAACTACTGCGTGTACGACTCCGACATCGCCACCGGCTACGGCGTCGGCGCcctgctcttcctcctcctcagccAGGCCGTCCTCATGGTCGTCAGCAAGTGCTTCTGCTTCGGCCGCTCCCTCGGCCCCGGCGGGCCCCGCGCCTgcgccctcctcttcttcctcctctcctg gttGACGTTTGTGATAGCGGAGGCGTGCTTGCTCGCGGGATCGGTGAGGAACGCGCACCACACCCGCTACCGGAACATGTTCTTCGACGGCAACCTGTCGTGCGAGACGGTGCGCAAGGGCGTCTTCGCCGCGGGCGCTGCCTTCGTCTTCTTCACTGCCATCCTCTCCGAGCTCTACTACGTGACCTACGCCAAGGCGGCCGGCGACTCCATCATCCCGTCGTACGGCGGCTCTGTCGGCATGAGCTCCTACCACTAG